Part of the Prochlorococcus sp. MIT 0603 genome is shown below.
GCCTGTTTGCTTAAATCACAATATTGAAACTGTAGAGCGCTTACAAAAAGAAGTTCGCAGAGGGGCAACTTATAAGAGGTCTCTTGATTTACTTCGCACTTCTAGTGAGATAGATAAAAACATACCAACTAAATCAGGCTTAATGCTCGGCCTAGGCGAAACCCGTGAAGAGATTATCAAAGTCCTTAAAGACTTACGTTCAGTCAATTGTCAACATGTAACCATTGGTCAGTACTTACGACCTTCTCTTTCGCATTTACCTGTACAAAGATATTGGCATCCCCAAGAGTTCCTGAATCTCGAAATAATTGCAAAGGGACTTGGCTTTAGCAAAGTAAATAGTGGGCCATTAGTAAGAAGTAGCTATCATGCAGATCAAGGCTAGTTGATTGATCCCAAATTCAAACTACTCTCCCAAAGTGTCTTGCTATGTTTATAAATATAAGCACAATCTCCAACCATTAGGCTGCCAGCTCCTCCCCAAACCATTCTAAAAGGTAAATCCAAAGCAGAGCTCCCAACCTCCCTCGTAACACTAAAGCCTCGCATTCTAAAATACCTAAGCAATGTGTCATGTTGTTCCTTTTCATCATTAATTGCAAGTAATCTGGCTTTTCTACAAGGAGTTTCTTCAAGTGCCCAAGCCATTGTTGAAGCCCAAATTAAATTCCCAACTCCGCTTGGAGCATTCTTGCTAACTTGCATGGTGTCGAGCTGTAATCCACTGATACTGTTGTAAGCCCATCCTTTCATCTCTCCATAAAGTTTCACCTTCTCAGGAGTTACGTATTTACCTACAACTAATCTAAGAGTCCACAAATTAAGGGGGCGTCTCAATTGAACTCTTAACAAAAGCCCTGCTTTAGCAGATTGACACTCTAATGAACTTAAAAGGTTGCCAGTCATGCACTAGGCCAAATTGAATTCCCGGGTAGACGTTCTTGAAGCTGTTTAATATGTTTTTGTCTTTCCTTAAAACGATCTCTATCATCATCACTAAATACATTCTCACAATGGTGGCATTGAATCCCAGGTAAGTAGTTGGATTTTTGTCTGTCTTCTGGGGAAAGAGGCATCCCACATGCAAAGCAAAGTCTATGTTCACCTGGCGTAAGCTTATGATTCAAAGCAACTCTGTGATCAAAAACAAAACACTCACCATCCCATCGACTTTGATCTTCTGGTACTTCAGCTAAATATCGAAGAATTCCACCACGTAAATGATAAACCTCCGGTACACCTTGTTGTTTTAAAAACGATGTAGCTTTTTCACATCGGATACCACCCGTACAAAACATAGCAATCCTATTGTGCTTCTTTTCTTGTAAGAGTTTATCAAGATTCCTCCTAGCCCACTCAGGGAATTCACGGAAAGTATCTGTATGAGGATTTAAAGATCCCTGAAATGATCCTATGGAAACCTCATATTCATTACGCATATCTATCACCAATGTCAGCGGGTCATCAATAAATTCATTCCATTGATCTGGTTCTACATATTTACCTACAGTTTTTCGTGGATTAACTCCATCTATTCCCATAGTAATAATCTCTCTTTTTTTACGAGCTTTAAATCGCCTAAATGCTTGTTTAGAAGTAAAACTAATTTTTACCTCCATAGAGTCATCAAGAACTAATGAATTTAACTTTCTTCGCATGATTTGTATCCCATGAGAAGGGCCACAAATAGTACCATTAATCCCTTCTAAAGCAACGAGAATAGTTCCTCTAACATTATATTTATCAGCTATATCTACTAGCTCCCGTAATATTGTTGGAATTGTCTCATCTTCAATAGGTGAGAAACTATAAAATGCTGCAACCATTAAGCGATTGCCAACATCCTTTTCTTTTGTTTTGATAATCATATTAATTCCAGTTAGCCGAAACTCCTGCAGAAGCAAGCAACTCTTTATCAGCTATAACTGAAGGATTACTAGTCGTCAACAAAGATTCTCCGTAAAAAATTGAATCTGCACCTGCAAGTAAGCAAAGAATTTGTGACTCTTTAGTTAATTGTTCTCTACCAGCACTAAGCCGCACTCGACTTTTAGGCATAAGAATTCTTGCGACAGCAACCATTCTCACCATTTCTAGTGGGTCAATCATCTGAAGGTCTTCCAAAAGTGTTCCTTCTACAGGAACCAAAGCATTAATAGGGACACTCTCTGGATGAGGATTCATTGTCGAAAGGACCCTTAACAAAGAGGCCCTGTCCTGGACAGTCTCACCCATTCCTATAATCCCTCCGCAACAAATAGTTATACCAGCGGTACGAACTCTATTTAGTGTTTCTAATCGATCCTCATATGTTCTTGTGGTAATGATACTTTCATAATATTCAGGACTTGTATCGAGATTATGATTGTAAGCATTTAAACCAGCTTCTGCCAAACGTGAAGCTTGCGTATCACTAAGCATTCCTCCTGTTACGCATGCCTCTAAACCTAAACTCCTAACCCCCCTAACCATTTCCAACATGGCTTCAAAAGGTTTGCCGTCTCGAATTTCTCTCCAGGCCCATCCCATACAAAATCGATCTGCACCTGCTGCCTTGGCTGCCTTAGCTTGCTCCAAAACTCCCTTTACATCAAAGTCAGATTGACTAGAAACATCACTTGAGTTATGCATTGACTGAGAGCAATAAGCACAGTCCTCTTCGCATCCTCCTGTCTTAACGCTCAAAAGAGATGCCAATTGAACTTTATATCCTGGGTTAATTGATCTATGTACTATTTGTGCTTGCCAAAGAAGATCTATTAAAGGTTTTTGGAATAGATCTTCAATCTCATCTAAGGTCCAATCAAATCGGATTTGGACCTCATTGGAAATATTTAATGGAGCATCTAGCAAGGTCATGAAAAGCTAGGGTTTTGCAGTCTATGACTGTCTATCATTGAATCTACACCGCCAAAACGTCTGCTTCTTGATTGATAATCAAGAAGCGCATTTGTTAAAGAGACAGAGTCAAAATCTGGCCATAATGTGTCAGTAACATGTATCTCTGAATAAGCCAATTGCCAAAGTAAAAAGTTACTGATGCGTCTTTCTCCACTTGTACGAATAAGAAGATCAGGATCAACATGACTAGATGTGGATAATTCTCTTGCAAAAGATTCTTCATCGATAAGAGAAGGATCCAAGGTTCCATCTGCTGCTCTCTGAGCTAATCTCTGGGCAGCCATTACAAGTTCACGTCTTCCTCCATAATTCGTACAAACATTAAATTGAATACCATTATTAGCTGCTGTAAGATCTGTTGCCTCTTTTATATGGCCTTGTAATCTACTGGGAAGTTTACCTAAATCACCAAGAAAACTAATTCGAACCTTTTCTAAATTCAAAGCTTCGATTTCTTTTTTTAGTACACGCTCAAAAAGAGTCATTAAAAAATTGACTTCTTCTTTTGGCCTAGACCAATTCTCTGTTGAAAAGGCATAAACAGTCAAAACACGTATATTCCAGTCACTACATAAACGTAAGGTTCTTTTGAGAGCATCAACTCCTGCTTTGTGTCCCATTGCTCTAGGCAATTTCCTTGCATTAGCCCATCTACCATTACCATCCATAATGATGGCTATATGCTCCGGCATTCGAGAGGGGTCTAGGGTGCAAGGCAAAGGAACAACAAAAGATTGCTTATCAGTTCGAATTGCAGAAGGACTTGTCATTTCAGATATTGTTATTTTTGATCAGAAGACAAATCGGATTGAGCTTGCTTAGGGGACTCAGTCAAACTATAAGATATCGACTTCGATGAACCACTAGAAGATTGTGATTGTTTCGAAACGACTGTGCCAGATGAAGCATTCATTAGATCCTTAAGCAGATCTAACAACCTACTACTAGTAATTGGTCTTTCAAGACGTCCCTGATTAGCCAAAGACAATGTTCCAGTCTCTTCTGAAACTACTACACAAATACATCTATCAAATCTTTCTGTAATACCTAGAGCTGCAAGATGCCTAGTTCCATAACGACTGATGCTTTGTCTAGATAGAGGCAAAATTACACCTGCAGAAATAATTCTGTTGCCTTTAAGTAAAACAGCTCCATCATGCAAAGGGGTTTCTAAAGCAAAAAGATTTAACAACAATTCTGTTGAAAATTTTGCATCAATTGGTACACCTGCATATAAAAAGTCCTCTGGTCTTAAATCACTTCCCATATCAAGCACTATTAGTGCACCTCTCCTTTTTTGTGAAAGTCTTCCTGCTGCCTCAGATAATTGAGTAATTGTATTTGTAGTTGCCTGAAATTCCTTCTGAGTATTACCTAAAAGGACAGCCAACCTACCTGTTCCCAATAATTCCATCAATCTCCTCAATTCTCCTTGCCATAAAATCGCCAAAGATAATGAGCAAGCCAGAACCAATGCATCTATTACCTTTGAAGTGATAGGAAGATTTTCAAATCGTTGGACAAACCAGGCAAGTGAGACAAGAAACAAATACCCTCTAAGCAGCCAAAGGGTTCTCGGTTCTTTTACTCTTGAGAAAAGTAATATGCCAAGTGCAGAAGCAAATAATGCGTCCAGCAAAAAGCGCAGATTTATTAACCACCAAAAATTCAATCATCCTCCCCAATCCCCTCTTAACTTAACTAACCTTTTGAAATAAAGCGATCTGGGAGAATATCATTTCGCAATAGATCTTCAGGCAATTCCCTTCTGTGAATTAATTCAGCCTGATTATCAGCAACTATAATTGCAGCGGGTTTAGGGATTCGATTGTAATTTGAACTCATTGAAAAATTGTATGCACCTGTAGAAAAAACAGCTAAAACATCGCCAGTACTACAACTCGGTAAAGGGTAATTGTTAAGCAAAACATCTCCCGACTCACAATGCTTGCCTGCAATGGTAACTATTTCAGTTGGTTTATCCAGTGGTTTATCAACAAGAAGAGCAGTGTAATCAGATTGATATGTGATGGGACGTGGATTATCACTCATGCCACCATCAACTGAAAAATATGTTCTTATACCAGGAATATGTTTTTTAGAACCAAGTCTATACAAAGTCAAGCCAGCTGTTCCAACTATTGAACGACCAGGCTCACACATTAAAAGAGGTAATTCAAGGGATCTCTTCTGACAAGCCTTAGCAACTTCTAAAGCAACAACTTCTACCCAAGAACTAATTGAAGGCGGGTCATCAGATGAAATGTATCTTATTCCAAGTCCACCTCCAACATTTAAGATTTTTAGTGGGTGGCCAAATTGTCTTCCGATTTCAAGTTTTTCAGCCATAATCTCAGCCAAATCTCTATGTGGTTGAACTTCAAATATTTGGGAACCAATATGAGCATGCAATCCTATTAATTCCGCCCATTTAATATCCTTTAAATCAATGAAAATACTTTCTAATTCATCGGGGTCAAAACCAAACTTACTATCGATATGTCCTGTTTTAATATATTCATGAGTGTGGCATTCAATCCCAGGTGTAAACCTCAGCAAAAGCTTTGCTTTCTTTTCTTTTCCCTGAACTATTTCTTTTAATTGATCTATATCATATTTATTATCTATTACAATCGTCGCATTATTCTTATAAGCTAAAAGCAATTCATTCCTAGACTTATTGTTACCATGAAAAACAATCTTTTCTCCTGTTAATCCACCTCTTAAAGCTGTAATTAATTCCCCTTCAGAAACAACATCAATGCCCAAGCCCTCTGATGCAATTATGCTACTTAAAGTCAAAGAACTATTTGCTTTGGAAGCATATAAAGGAAGAGATTCCCCTGGATAGCTTTTTATTAATGACTCTCGATACTCTCTGCAGGATCTTCTTATTGTAAATTCATCCAATAAATAAAGTGGTGTCCCATATTCCTCCGCCAGTTCACTAAGCACACAACCGCCCACAGTTAATCTGTCTTTAGAGTCCAATTGAGTAGTAAGCGGGGCTATATTCTTATTAGGACTAGCTTGATCCTGATGTTTCTCAAAATTTCGCAAAGAAGGCATATCAAACAATCAATTTTGGAGTTGAATTACTAGTCTATTTACTTATAGGCTTAATCATGTAAGGCAAAAAAAAATGAATAAAAAAGAATTATATCTGGAGCCAAAGATCATCAAACTAGGACTTGAAGATCTAAATAGCTGTATCAAATTAGATTTAAAAACCTTTAATGGTATTTGGAATGCTAAGCAGTGGAAGAATGAATTGTCAGATCAAGAAAGAATCTGCTTAGGTGCAATTAATGGAAAACAATTGATAGCATTAGGTTGTGCTTGGCTAGTATTAGATGAATTAAACATCACTCTAATAGGAGTTGACCCTTTTTATCAAAGGATGGGGATAGGCACCTTAATAGTTTCTTCATTACTAAAAGCAGGACAAGATGCCGGTGCAAATCAAATATTTATAGAAGCAAGAAAAACGAATATCTCAGCTAAGTTATTTTACAAAAATCTTGATTTTACAGAAGTTGGCTATAGGCCAAATCTATATAAAGATGGAGAAGAGGGGAGGCTTTTTCATCGAAATTGCAAAATTGATACTTAAATCCTGTATAAAAAACCACAGGATTTTATACCTTTCAAAGAAATTAAACGGATTCTAAAAGCTCATATCAAATTACGGTTTATACGAAAGCTAACTACTCACACATTCTCATCTCAATACTGATAAATTAGAGTTAAATGCATCTGGCCTAGATCACATATGTTCGAAAGGTTTACCGAAAAGGCCATCAAAGTAATCATGTTGGCCCAAGAGGAGGCTAGGCGCCTTGGCCATAATTTTGTTGGGACTGAACAAATCCTCTTAGGATTAATAGGGGAGGGAACTGGTGTTGCAGCAAAAGTCTTGAAATCAATGGGTGTCAATTTAAAAGATTCAAGAGTAGAAGTTGAAAAAATAATAGGTCGAGGTTCAGGCTTTGTAGCAGTGGAAATTCCATTTACACCACGTGCGAAAAGAGTTTTAGAACTTTCATTAGAGGAGGCCAGACAACTAGGTCACAACTACATAGGGACAGAGCATCTATTACTTGGTCTTATTAGAGAAGGTGAAGGTGTTGCCGCAAGAGTTATGGAAAATCTTGGCGTAGATCTTACTAAAGTTAGAACGCAAGTTATAAGGATGCTTGGTGAAACAGCTGAAGTTGCAGCAGGAGGAGGAACTGGGAAAAGTTCAGCAAAAACAGCAACTCTTGATGAATTTGGAACAAACCTAACTAAATTAGCTAGCGAATCTAAGCTTGATCCTGTTGTTGGCAGGCATGACGAAATTGATAGAGTTATACAAATTCTTGGCAGAAGAACAAAAAACAATCCAGTTCTTATAGGTGAGCCTGGCGTAGGCAAAACTGCAATAGCAGAGGGCTTAGCACAACGAATTCAACAAGGAGATATACCAGATATACTTGAAGAAAAAAGGGTTTTAACTTTAGACATAGGGTTACTTGTTGCAGGGACTAAATATCGAGGTGAATTTGAAGAACGACTAAAAAAAATAATGGAAGAAATAAAATCTGCAGGAAATGTAATTCTAGTTATAGACGAGGTTCATACTCTTATAGGAGCAGGTGCAGCAGAAGGAGCTATAGATGCTGCTAATATTCTTAAGCCTGCATTGGCAAGAGGCGAACTTCAATGTATTGGTGCTACAACTCTTGATGAATACAGAAAGCATATAGAGAGAGATGCTGCACTGGAAAGACGCTTCCAACCTGTAATGATAGGAGAGCCTTCAATCGAAGACACAATTGAAATCCTTAGAGGACTAAGAGAAAGATATGAACAACATCATCGACTTAAAATAACTGATGAAGCTTTAAATGCTGCCGCCAACCTCGGTGATAGATATATATCAGACAGATTCTTACCTGACAAAGCAATAGACTTGATTGACGAAGCGGGAAGTCGTGTCAGACTTCTAAATTCAAAACTCCCACCAGAAGCCAAGCAAGTTGATAAAGAATTAAGAAAAATACAAAAAGAAAAAGAAGAAGCAGTAAGAGAACAAGATTTCACACAGGCTGGTGAACTAAGAGAAAAAGAGGTTGATTTAAGGAATCAAATAAGATCAATTTTAGATAGTTCAAAGCAAGAAAATGTTGCATCTAATAAAGAAACTTCCACACTATTAACAGAAACAAAAACTGAAAATATTGAATCGAAAGATACTACTTTAGGAAATAATATGCCTCTAGTGAATGAAGAAGATATTGCTCATATAGTTGCATCTTGGACTGGTGTACCAGTTCAAAAACTTACAGAAAGTGAATCAGTAAAATTATTAAACATGGAAGAGACGCTTCATCAAAGGTTAATTGGACAAGACGAGGCAGTAAAATCAGTTTCTAAAGCAATAAGAAGAGCAAGAGTCGGTCTTAAAAATCCTAATAGACCTATCGCTAGTTTCATATTCTCTGGCCCAACTGGTGTTGGTAAAACAGAGCTCACCAAGGCTTTAGCTGCATATTTCTTTGGCAGCGAAGAGGCGATGATTCGTCTTGACATGTCAGAGTTTATGGAAAGACATACAGTTAGCAAACTAATTGGATCCCCTCCAGGATATGTAGGTTTTAATGAAGGTGGACAGCTAACAGAAGCAGTTAGAAGACGACCCTACACTGTTGTTTTATTTGATGAAATAGAGAAAGCACATCCAGACGTATTTAACCTTCTACTTCAATTGCTAGAGGAAGGTCGCCTAACTGACTCAAAAGGAAGAACAGTAGATTTTAAGAATACACTCATAATTATGACTTCAAACATAGGTTCAAAAGTCATTGAAAAAGGTGGTGGCGGCCTAGGCTTTGAACTTGATGGTGAGAATCCTGAGGATAGTCAATATAATCGAATCAAATCCCTTGTAAATGAAGAGCTCAAGCAATATTTTAGACCAGAGTTTCTAAACAGATTGGACGAGATAATTGTCTTTAGGCAATTAACTAGAGAAGAAGTGAAAGATATAGCAGAAATAATGCTAAAAGAAGTCTTCTTAAGAATAAAAGATAAAGGAATCACTCTTTCTGTATCAGAAGCTTTCAAGGAAAGACTCGTAGAAGAAGGGTATAACCCTTCTTATGGAGCTCGTCCACTAAGAAGAGCTGTTATGAGATTGTTAGAAGATAGCCTTGCAGAAGAATTCTTATCAGGGAAAATTAAAGATGGTGATTACGCGGAAGTTGATATAGATGAAAATAAGAATGTAGTTGTCAAACATATTGACGAAAATACTATTAAACCCCAATTAGCAACAGCAGGTATATAAAAATCAAACCAAACAGATTATATATATAAATAGACATGCAAGATAAAAACTATTTGCATAATATTTCGCCCGAGAAAGTAATTAGAGGGGAAAGTGCATGGTCAGAAGCAAAAAATCTTATCCCTAGTATATGTAAGAGACCACTTTTGTTAGGAAGAAGTAAATCAACATCCTCAATAAGAGAATCAATTGCATCGGATTTAAAATCAATTGGAGTAGATGTTTATCAAGAAGAGTTAGCATATGATTGCTGTGAAATTGATATAAAAAGAATATGCCAAATAATTTTAACTATGGATTGTGATGGGATAATTGCTTCAGGAGGAGGAAAAGTACTTGATGCTGGAAAACTAATTGCACATAACATAAATATACCTTGCATAACCATTCCACTTAGCGCTGCAACTTGCGCAGGCTGGACAGCACTAGCAAATATTTATACAAATGATGGTGCATTTATAAGAGATCAAACTCTAACTTCCTGTCCAAAATTGTTAATTTTTGACTATAAATTAATTAGGAAAGCACCTAGAAGAACTCTTGCGAGTGGAATTGCAGATGCCTTAGCTAAATGGTATGAATCATCAATAAGCTGTGCTCAATCCACAGATGCTCTTGTTCAGCAAGCTGTTCAAATGGCAAGGGTATTAAGAGATCAAATATTAATAGATGGAGTAAAAGCATTACAAGACCCTAATAGTTTATCTTGGGTTAGAGTTGCAGAAGGATGCTCTCTAACTGCAGGTTTAATTGGTGGGATTGGTGGTGCAAAATGTAGGACAGCTGCTGCACATGCTGTGCATAATGGACTTACACAATTAGATTTCTCCGAGAAACCTCTTCATGGAGAATTGGTTGGTTTTGGCATACTTGTTCAATTAAGGATTGAGGAATTAGTATCTGATAATCAATTAGCTTTTCAAGCTAGAAATCAATTAAATAAGCTACTTGATGATTTAGATCTACCTACAAGCCTTGAATCTCTAGGGCTAAGTAACATAACACAAGCACAGCTAGATAAAGTATCTACATTCTCTTGTAGAAAGAATTCTGATATACATAACCTACCATTTAAAGTTGATAAACATACTTTAATAAAAGCTTTAATTGATATAAGCACTGTAGAAATTAATTCAAATCAGAATAGAGCTAAGGAATTAGCTATTAAAAACCTTAAGTAATCCACAAATTGACAACTTCTAAAGAATCGCTTGAAAAGGTAAGTAAGTTTTTAATTGATCCTCTTGCTATTAAACTAACAGAATCAATTAGATGGTTGAAATTAGATAACATATCAACTGATCAAAACGATCTTTATCCAATTGCAATTTTAGGCAAAGGCAAGCCTATTTTACTTCTGCATGGTTTTGACAGTTGTTTCTTAGAGTTTCGAAGATTAATCCCTTATTTGCAAAATAATTTCAAGTTAATTATTCCTGATTTATATGGATTTGGATTCTGTCCAAGGCCACATGACAATAATTATGGAAAGAAAATGATTATTAATCATTTAGAAAATCTCTTAAAAACTCTAAAAACAAGCAAAGGAGTTGGAGTAATTGGAGCATCTATGGGTGGAGGGATTGCAATAGAATTAGCTAGATCCCTTCAAGTTGATATAAACAAATTGTTGCTATTGTCACCCGCTGGTTTGATTGGCAATCCAACTCCAATCCCTCCTCCTTTAGATGTTATAGGTGCATGTTTCTTAAAGCAAAATTTTGTACGAGACGAGCTTTGTAAAAAAGCTTTTTCCAATCCAAAAGATGTAGGCCCCCCTGAAAAACAGATAGCCTCTATACACGTAAACGTAGCTGGATGGAAAAGGTCACTTGCTGCTTTTGCCAGGGGAGGTGGTATAGCAAATTGCGCTTTGCCATTGCCGAATCAACCAATGAGTGTTCTATGGGGACAAAATGACAGAATTCTTAGCGAAGGGTTGCGTAAAGAATCTACAAATATCTTAAATTGTCCTTGTAAGGAGCTTGAAAATTGTGGTCATCTCCCCCACATCGATCAACCAGAATTAGTAGCAAAACAATGGAAGACAAATTTTTAATTAGGGAAACGGTAAAGAAGCCAAAAACATTAGCAGGAATAATTGAAATAGGTCTAAGTTATTGGCTAAAGATACAGTGCCAATCGATCAAAAATCTAATATTAGAAATACATGATTTAAAAATAGGTTTAATCAATCATGAGATATCATCTGTGTCATTAATTGCTTCAGATATTATTTTCAAAGGTTTATTTATTGATCATTTAAAATTAAAATCAGATATGATTAGGGTTTCTATAAATTTAATAAAAAAGAATAGCATTCTATCAATAAAAGATAGTTTCATTGTAAATGCAAAAGTGACATTAAGTCAAAAAGATATAAATAGTATAATAACTTCAAAGGACTGGTCTTCAATATCAGAATGGATTTCTAACAACTTCTTTAATAAACGAAGAGTTGTAGACATCATAGTTAAGCAAAGCCACCTAATCATATACTCCTCTGACACAATATTTAATCAAGAAAGTTTAGAGTCTAAAAAATTTTTATTAAGAGCAATTGACGGGAATTTGATATTTCATGACAAAGATAACTCAACAGAAAAGATTTTTCCTATTGAGAAATCAATATATATAAAAGACATCCTATTTAATGAGAACTTTTTATCTTTCTTTATAGAGGCAAAGGTTAAAGTATAGTTAATTAACTATAGGAATTATAATTTTAATTAAGTAATAAACAATAGAAGGAGTAAAGATATAACTGTCAATCCTGTCAAAGATTCCTCCATGTCCAGGCAATACATTGCCTGAATCTTTAATACCAGCATCCCTTTTCAACATTGATTCAATTAGATCACCAACTATCGCCAACAATCCTACAAGAGCTCCTAAGAGTGAGCTTAAAAGAAATCCAAAAAAATCTAAATTAAGTATATAACTAGTTAAAATACCAATAAATATAGAGCAAAATATTCCTAAAACAGCTCCTTCTATTGTCTTAGATGGCGATATAGGCGTAAGAGGTATCTTGCCAAATATTCTACCAAAATAATATGAGCCAATATCTGATGCAACAATCATAAGGCATGATACAAGTGTGATAATTAGACCAGGGGTAAATAACTCCGAATTATTATTTATTAATTCATTTAATGGTAAAGAATCGATGTCAATAAGATTACGAAGCCTAATCCAATAACTGGGCAAATAGCCTAAATAAAAGAGGCCAAATATTGATGCTGCAATATCAGAAATAGAGCCTGTAACAGGTTGCAAAAGTAGCCATAAACAAATCAGTGCTCCAGACAAAGCCAAGACCGCACTAGCAAAATCCCCACCAAAGAAACCTTGACTGTCACAATAAGTCGTTATTAAAAGAATTTGACAAGCAAAAAGAGTTGTTTTAGTTGCAGGTTTAATACCAGCAAATTCAGCCATCCTAAAGTATTCAATAAGAGCTAAATGAACTATTGAACAAAGTGCAAAAGTAAAGAAAACACCCCCTATACCAACTACTAACAAGCCAAAAAGGCCTGCACATAAACCACTAACAATTCTCTTACTATAAAGTAGTGAAGCCATTAATTAACAACTCGTATTTGTGAAGATATTTGTTGAGGCCATATTTTTTTTTGTATAAGCATCCACTCCACAAGCTCACTGGTCAAAATCTCCCCTGGAAAAAGCAAAGGGATGCCTGGGGGATAAGGAGAGATTAAGTCAGCAGATATTCGGCCAACACTTTTGCTTAAAGGCACTATTTCACTATCGCCTCTGAAGGCTGATAAAGATGACGAACTTAGGGCTTTTACAAAAGGATTAGGAGGTTTCTCAAAAGGAGGGTAAGAATCCATTGGGAGGCCTGAGCTAATAAGCTTATCCCAATTGTTTTTTATAGACCTTACGATACCTTGATGTCTTGCAAAACCGAGGCAGAAAGTTATTGTGCCAGGTTCTGGAAGCTCTCCTACAAGGCCTCTATTAATAAACCATGGATCAGCATCAATACCACTAATTCCTTGGGCTGCAGTATGAAGAATAAGCTTTAAAGGATCTTGATTATCTAGCAGAGGAACTCCTAACTTACGAAGACGGTCATTAATAAATCTTGCTTTTAATATTGCAATCTTAAGTTTCTCTAGAGCATATTCACTTCTGAGTTCATTCAAAGCCGCCTCACAAGAAGCAAGAAGCAATGCACTTGGACTACTTGTTTGAAAAAGATGGATACATCTCTGAACAATATAAGGGTCGACCATTGATCCTTGCCACCAAAGGGCTGCAGTCTGTACTAATCCATTAGCTGATTTATGTAAAGAGTGCACAACAAGGTCTGCTCCAGCTTTTAGAGCAGATTGAGGCAAATCGCTATCAAGACAGGAAGAAAAGTAAGCCCCATGAGCTTCATCAACTACAACTGGCAAGTTTTTAT
Proteins encoded:
- a CDS encoding aminotransferase class I/II-fold pyridoxal phosphate-dependent enzyme, whose product is MRLTALLTTKRGKNLFLPAHGRGNALPMEIKALLKNKPGLWDLPELPDIGGLGLSEGAIEIIQQECASSIGAKKGWFGVNGATGLLQASLLAIAKPKENVLMPRNIHRSVIHACILGDINPVLFDLPYLEDRGHYKPADVDWFQDVLNALEKENIVISAVVLTNPTYQGYSVNLRPLITLIHNKNLPVVVDEAHGAYFSSCLDSDLPQSALKAGADLVVHSLHKSANGLVQTAALWWQGSMVDPYIVQRCIHLFQTSSPSALLLASCEAALNELRSEYALEKLKIAILKARFINDRLRKLGVPLLDNQDPLKLILHTAAQGISGIDADPWFINRGLVGELPEPGTITFCLGFARHQGIVRSIKNNWDKLISSGLPMDSYPPFEKPPNPFVKALSSSSLSAFRGDSEIVPLSKSVGRISADLISPYPPGIPLLFPGEILTSELVEWMLIQKKIWPQQISSQIRVVN